Proteins from a single region of Nerophis ophidion isolate RoL-2023_Sa linkage group LG08, RoL_Noph_v1.0, whole genome shotgun sequence:
- the mfsd13a gene encoding transmembrane protein 180, with amino-acid sequence MGRSVLSTAVLYGSLALFTSVLHNVFLLYYVDTFVSVYKIDKVSFWVGETVFLLWNSFNDPLFGWLSDRTFLSSPQTGSQVTSPEVVLKRLKALSANGPLLALSFLAFWVAWASPGLQFLLCLCLYDGFLTMVDLHHSALLADLAVSAADRTRLNFHCSAFGALGSLSVFLSYSFWDKEDFHAFRLFCLALAAFSILGFFLVSGLLRRRFEKEVRPRHEEALALKELSVGNAPFTSPEHPVTIQQYLKQLSRHKNFMWFVSMNLIQVFHCHFNNNFFPLFLEHLLSDNISASSGSILLGISYVAPHLNNLYFLTLCQRHGVYQVIRWLFLLKLGLSVAMLLAGADHVFLLCIFIASNRVFTEGTCKLLKLVISDLVDEDFVVNRRQQAASALLFGMVALLTKPGQTLAPLLGTWLLCAYTGYDIFQREPAEDIPGPLVAPGSGTPPLRLGCFHMLVFVPITCALLQLAAWSRFTLHGRKLQAIKSSRQGAQHGGLVDIKAI; translated from the exons ATGGGCCGGAGCGTCCTCTCCACCGCCGTGCTCTACGGCTCCTTGGCCCTCTTCACCTCCGTCCTCCACAATGTCTTCCTGCTCTACTACGTGGACACCTTCGTGTCCGTCTACAAGATCGACAAGGTCTCCTTCTGGGTGGGCGAG ACCGTGTTCCTGCTCTGGAACAGTTTCAATGATCCTCTCTTCGGGTGGCTGAGTGACCGCACCTTCCTCAGCTCTCCTCA GACCGGCTCCCAGGTCACTTCTCCAGAGGTGGTTCTGAAGCGGCTGAAGGCGCTGTCCGCCAACGGGCCTCTCCTGGCCCTCTCCTTCCTGGCCTTCTGGGTGGCGTGGGCCAGCCCGGGCCTGCAGTTCCTGCTGTGCCTGTGCCTGTACGACGGCTTCCTCACCATGGTGGACCTCCACCACAGCGCCCTGCTGGCCGACCTGGCCGTGTCCGCCGCCGACCGCACGCGCCTCAACTTCCACTGCTCGGCCTTCGGCGCCCTGGGCTCGCTGTCCGTCTTCCTGTCCTACTCCTTCTGGGACAAGGAGGACTTCCACGCCTTCCGCCTCTTCTGCCTGGCTCTGGCCGCCTTCTCCATATTGGGCTTCTTCCTGGTCTCCGGGTTGCTACGGCGACGTTTTGAGAAGGAAGTCCGTCCAAGACACGAGGAGGCGCTGGCGCTCAAAGA GCTGAGTGTGGGCAACGCCCCTTTCACCTCCCCTGAGCACCCCGTCACCATCCAGCAGTACCTCAAGCAGCTGTCCAGACACAAGAACTTCATGTGGTTCGTGTCCATGAACCTCATTCAG GTGTTTCACTGCCACTTCAACAACAACTTCTTCCCTCTTTTCCTGGAGCACCTCCTGTCAGACAACATCTCCGCCTCCAGCGGCTCCATCCTCCTGG GCATCTCCTACGTGGCCCCCCACCTCAACAACCTCTACTTCCTCACCCTGTGCCAGCGCCACGGGGTCTACCAGGTCATccgctggctcttcctgctcaAACTGGGACTGAGTGTGGCCATGCTGCTGGCGGGGGCCGACCACGTCTTCTTGCTCTGCATCTTCATCGCCAG TAACCGGGTGTTCACGGAGGGAACGTGCAAGCTGCTGAAGCTGGTCATCTCCGACCTGGTGGACGAGGACTTTGTGGTCAACCGCCGGCAGCAGGCGGCGTCGGCGCTGCTTTTTGGGATGGTGGCGCTGCTGACCAAGCCCGGCCAGACTTTGGCGCCGCTCCTGGGCACGTGGCTGCTGTGCGCCTACACAG GTTACGACATTTTCCAAAGGGAACCCGCCGAGGACATTCCGGGACCCCTCGTGGCTCCGGGCTCAGGGACCCCGCCTCTGCGCCTGGGTTGCTTCCACATGCTGGTGTTTGTGCCCATCACCTGCGCCCTGCTGCAGCTGGCCGCCTGGTCTCGCTTCACGCTGCACGGGCGCAAGCTACAGGCCATCAAGAGCTCCAGGCAGGGTGCCCAACACGGCGGCCTGGTGGACATCAAGGCCATC